A window from Gallus gallus isolate bGalGal1 chromosome 5, bGalGal1.mat.broiler.GRCg7b, whole genome shotgun sequence encodes these proteins:
- the SNX32 gene encoding sorting nexin-6, with protein sequence MMEGSDDGPDFLSEEDRGLRAINVDLQTDAALQVDISDALSERDKVKFTVHTKSSLPNFKQSEFSVVRQHEEFIWLHDSFVENEDYAGYIIPPAPPRPDFDASREKLQKLGEGEGSMTKEEFTKMKQELEAEYLAIFKKTVAMHEVFLCRVAAHPILRKDLNFHVFLEYNQDLSVRGKNKKEKLEDFFKNMVKSADGVIVSGVKDVDDFFEHERTFLVEYHNRVKDASAKSDKMTRSHKNVADDYNRIGSSLYALGTQDSTDICKFFLKVSELFDKTRKIEARVSADEDLKLSDLLKYYLRESQAAKDLLYRRSRSLVDYENANKALDKARAKNKDVLQAETTQQICCQKFEKISESAKQELIDFKTRRVAAFRKNLVELAELELKHAKGNLQLLQSCLAVLNGDT encoded by the exons ATGATG GAAGGCTCTGACGACGGCCCAGATTTCCTCTCGGAGGAGGATCGAGGT cTTAGAGCAATAAATGTCGATCTCCAGACTGATGCTGCTCTGCAAGTGGATATCTCAGATGCACTCAGTGAGAGGGACAAAGTGAAGTTCACTGTCCATACAAAG agTTCCTTACCAAATTTCAAACAAAGTGAGTTTTCTGTTGTTCGGCAGCATGAAGAGTTTATTTGGCTTCATGATTCCTTTGTGGAGAACGAGGACTATGCTGGCTATATT ATCCCACCAGCGCCACCCAGGCCTGACTTTGATGCCTCAAGGGAGAAATTGCAGAAGcttggagaaggagaaggatcGATGACTAAAGAAGAATTCACCAAGATGAAACAAGAACTGGAGGC tgaataTTTGGCAATATTCAAGAAGACGGTTGCAATGCATGAAGTATTCTTGTGTCGTGTGGCAGCACACCCTATTTTGAGAAAGGACTTAAATTTCCACGTCTTCTTGGAATATAATCAGGAT TTGAGCGTTCGTGGGAAAAATAAGAAGGAGAAACTGGaagacttctttaaaaatatggtCAAATCAGCAGATGGTGTCATTGTTTCAGGAGTAAAG gatgTGGATGATTTCTTTGAACATGAAAGGACATTCCTTGTAGAATACCACAATCGAGTCAAAGATGCCTCTGCCAAATCCGATAAAATGACAAGATCACATAAAA ATGTGGCGGATGACTATAATAGAATCGGTTCTTCATTATATGCATTAGGAACACAGGACTCCACAGATATATGCAA GTTCTTTCTGAAGGTATCAGAATTATTTGATAAAACAAGG aaaatagAGGCCCGGGTATCTGCTGATGAAGATCTTAAACTTTCTGATCTTCTGAAATACTACTTAAGGGAATCTCAAGCTGCTAAG GATCTCCTATATAGAAGATCTAGGTCACTAGTGGATTATGAAAATGCTAATAAGGCATTGGATAAAGCAAGAGCAAAAAACAAAGATGTGCTGCAAGCTGAAACTACTCAGCAGATATGCTGTCAGAAATTTGAGAAAATATCTGAATCGGCAAAACAAG AATTGATAGACTTCAAGACAAGAAGAGTTGCAGCATTCAGAAAAAATTTAGTGGAACTAGCAGAACTGGAATTAAAGCATGCTAAG GGTAActtacagctgctgcagagctgcctggcagTGTTAAATGGTGACACATAA
- the SNX32 gene encoding sorting nexin-6 isoform X1 produces the protein MMQEGSDDGPDFLSEEDRGLRAINVDLQTDAALQVDISDALSERDKVKFTVHTKSSLPNFKQSEFSVVRQHEEFIWLHDSFVENEDYAGYIIPPAPPRPDFDASREKLQKLGEGEGSMTKEEFTKMKQELEAEYLAIFKKTVAMHEVFLCRVAAHPILRKDLNFHVFLEYNQDLSVRGKNKKEKLEDFFKNMVKSADGVIVSGVKDVDDFFEHERTFLVEYHNRVKDASAKSDKMTRSHKNVADDYNRIGSSLYALGTQDSTDICKFFLKVSELFDKTRKIEARVSADEDLKLSDLLKYYLRESQAAKDLLYRRSRSLVDYENANKALDKARAKNKDVLQAETTQQICCQKFEKISESAKQELIDFKTRRVAAFRKNLVELAELELKHAKGNLQLLQSCLAVLNGDT, from the exons ATGATG CAGGAAGGCTCTGACGACGGCCCAGATTTCCTCTCGGAGGAGGATCGAGGT cTTAGAGCAATAAATGTCGATCTCCAGACTGATGCTGCTCTGCAAGTGGATATCTCAGATGCACTCAGTGAGAGGGACAAAGTGAAGTTCACTGTCCATACAAAG agTTCCTTACCAAATTTCAAACAAAGTGAGTTTTCTGTTGTTCGGCAGCATGAAGAGTTTATTTGGCTTCATGATTCCTTTGTGGAGAACGAGGACTATGCTGGCTATATT ATCCCACCAGCGCCACCCAGGCCTGACTTTGATGCCTCAAGGGAGAAATTGCAGAAGcttggagaaggagaaggatcGATGACTAAAGAAGAATTCACCAAGATGAAACAAGAACTGGAGGC tgaataTTTGGCAATATTCAAGAAGACGGTTGCAATGCATGAAGTATTCTTGTGTCGTGTGGCAGCACACCCTATTTTGAGAAAGGACTTAAATTTCCACGTCTTCTTGGAATATAATCAGGAT TTGAGCGTTCGTGGGAAAAATAAGAAGGAGAAACTGGaagacttctttaaaaatatggtCAAATCAGCAGATGGTGTCATTGTTTCAGGAGTAAAG gatgTGGATGATTTCTTTGAACATGAAAGGACATTCCTTGTAGAATACCACAATCGAGTCAAAGATGCCTCTGCCAAATCCGATAAAATGACAAGATCACATAAAA ATGTGGCGGATGACTATAATAGAATCGGTTCTTCATTATATGCATTAGGAACACAGGACTCCACAGATATATGCAA GTTCTTTCTGAAGGTATCAGAATTATTTGATAAAACAAGG aaaatagAGGCCCGGGTATCTGCTGATGAAGATCTTAAACTTTCTGATCTTCTGAAATACTACTTAAGGGAATCTCAAGCTGCTAAG GATCTCCTATATAGAAGATCTAGGTCACTAGTGGATTATGAAAATGCTAATAAGGCATTGGATAAAGCAAGAGCAAAAAACAAAGATGTGCTGCAAGCTGAAACTACTCAGCAGATATGCTGTCAGAAATTTGAGAAAATATCTGAATCGGCAAAACAAG AATTGATAGACTTCAAGACAAGAAGAGTTGCAGCATTCAGAAAAAATTTAGTGGAACTAGCAGAACTGGAATTAAAGCATGCTAAG GGTAActtacagctgctgcagagctgcctggcagTGTTAAATGGTGACACATAA